One Danio aesculapii chromosome 11, fDanAes4.1, whole genome shotgun sequence genomic region harbors:
- the LOC130236903 gene encoding galanin receptor type 1 has product MVNISESNSSSPDLSDVERVLVPIFDSFILVTGVVGHILVLIVISRMMRKGQGQPSGGRTGGLQQTNANGTDVLLLSLSVADLLLLCCLPYHTVAIATRHWPFGSFMCKSVSFLSAMCTAASAFTLAALAFARYVIVVHQSKAYRWRREGRMKVIAGVLWIPAIILASPQFAWRTLISGVDDRESREDLACFNFLSESGQLAYGVCHFLLAFAFPLGIIIIAYAKIYHFLKITRRGRTTQTTDRLEHYHVHVTQTSALLVLAFTVCWLPSYGLMFAQMAERDKAIGPFSQLGPFATFSRIMATSSTVANPILYVFMSEKFRKELMGLFKGGCGNRLSI; this is encoded by the coding sequence ATGGTTAACATATCCGAGTCAAACAGTTCCAGTCCTGACCTGAGTGATGTTGAGCGAGTGTTGGTTCCCATATTCGACAGCTTCATCCTGGTGACTGGAGTAGTCGGACACATCCTGGTTCTCATTGTCATCAGTAGAATGATGCGCAAAGGACAAGGACAGCCCAGCGGAGGAAGGACAGGAGGGCTCCAACAAACCAACGCAAATGGCACAGATGTTCTTCTTCTGTCTTTAAGTGTGGCGGATCTTCTTCTGCTTTGCTGTCTTCCATATCACACGGTGGCCATTGCAACCCGTCACTGGCCATTTGGCAGCTTCATGTGCAAGTCTGTGAGCTTCCTAAGTGCCATGTGTACGGCTGCAAGCGCCTTTACTTTGGCTGCTTTGGCCTTCGCTCGATACGTTATTGTCGTTCATCAATCAAAAGCGTATCGATGGCGTAGAGAGGGCCGTATGAAAGTGATCGCTGGTGTACTGTGGATACCAGCCATTATCTTGGCATCGCCTCAGTTTGCTTGGAGGACGCTGATTTCAGGAGTGGACGACCGTGAATCTCGTGAGGACTTGGCATGTTTTAATTTCCTTTCGGAGTCTGGCCAGTTGGCTTACGGAGTGTGCCACTTCCTACTGGCTTTTGCATTTCCACTTGGGATCATCATAATAGCTTACGCCAAGATATATCACTTCCTGAAGATCACTAGGCGGGGTCGCACAACTCAAACCACTGACCGTTTGGAGCACTACCATGTGCACGTGACCCAAACGTCTGCTCTGTTAGTGCTGGCGTTTACGGTGTGTTGGCTGCCATCATATGGGTTGATGTTTGCTCAGATGGCTGAGAGAGACAAAGCGATTGGGCCTTTTTCTCAGTTAGGACCATTTGCCACATTTTCTCGCATCATGGCAACGTCTTCAACTGTGGCCAATCCCATTCTCTATGTTTTCATGTCAGAAAAATTCAGGAAGGAACTAATGGGTCTTTTTAAAGGGGGGTGTGGAAACAGACTCTCCATATAG